The sequence below is a genomic window from Lolium rigidum isolate FL_2022 unplaced genomic scaffold, APGP_CSIRO_Lrig_0.1 contig_7756_1, whole genome shotgun sequence.
TTTCTTCTGTAAATATATGAGAACATCATTTTTAGCTTACCGAAAAATATTTGTCTAGTCTTATCAAGATATATTTTATTTGGCTCACTCTTTTGTCTTCCGAAGTACTTCATCCACATATTTCTATATCCATGTTCACAACTTACGAAAATGAACCTGGATACCAAGTCACCAAACGGGAAACTCACCACAATGAGAACCGGCAATTTTGGCGTACGACCTTTGAGGTTCCAATGCcttctcaaaacaaaaaaaaactcactATTATGTGTGAACTTTTATCTAGCCTTTTTAGTTTCCAATCTTTGTTCTTGCGGCTCTGTGCATCCAGGACATTAATAAGCCGAATGCAAGCTTGTGTTGCTTGTTTCGATTTGCTGCGCACGTTTAAGTTTAATAAAATCATGCTTTATCGAGAGAAAACTTGTCGCCCTTATTTCGATTTCTCTATATCCTATTCGATTTTAGCATATCCTAGTAAGACGTACATATGGGAAgtaattttttaaaaaagaaactAAGGGCCTCTAAACGATTTTCATACGAATTCTAAAAGATTCAAATCCTTAGAAATATTTCATATGGTGGTTCATTTATAGGATTGTACCGTACACGAATTGTTCTAAGAAATTCTTTGCACTAGATTTTATAGGAAATTTAATATCCTCTCCAACTTCTTTATAAGATCTTTTTTTACGTGGTGGAATCGATTGAGCATTGGTTCATATGAAATCCCTTTGGATTAGAATGAACATGATATGCCATTCATGTGTTTTTTAGAATCTCTCATCCGGCTTCAATAGAAGTATATCGTCAAGCTTGGCTAGTCTCATTTTTACATGGTCAACTATAATGTTCGATGATCTGGTTGCATTTAACACGCGAACCAGTTGTGATCCAGACTGCTGGCTCCAAGCTGATCTGTGTGCTCAGTATCTACGCTGCTCATACTCACTGCTAAACACTAGAAACACcctggttggttgcaaacacgtgcgTGGCCCCATGGACCATCACTCTGATCAGGGTCTGCGCAGCTGCCCTTCGGTTGACTAGTTTCTCCCCAAAGTCCCCTGCGGACGACCCAAAACTCGCAACAACACAAAACAGACTTCTTTGGAAGCCTACGCGGACAAAATTTGGCGACCAGCAGAAGGCAAAAATAAACATGCTAGCCAATTAGCCATACCAAGCTAGCGCAGCAAtttccctccctcttcctcctccttcctgcTCTCTCTGGAGACATAAAAAATACTGAGAAAAAGAATCCCACTATCTCATGAcatatggaggagagagaagggggagCGATTCCACTGCGGTCATCCACAAGACATTCCTTCCTCTCTCTTCCGTGTGCTCGAGACGACACATCTAGCAGCTCCTCACCctcctctcgctcggcttctgtcTATCCCAATTCCTCATCTTGTTCATAGCGCACGCAGCAGGCGAGAATTTTCGTTGGCGATCGAGCAGCAATTGGAATCGATCCTTGGATGGATGCAGCCCAGTGGCACCAGGTAAGATCATCTTCGTAGATGGCACTCTGAAACTCGGAACTGCTTCAACATCGGCATGCATCTAGGGCCGTGTATGCATGCAAGATCTTCCCCTCCCCGGCATGGCTACTTGGCTTCTGCTCCTGCAGATCTTGATGCTGTGTTCTTTGTCGATGCTTTCTTCTTTAGCGTGCTCTTGATCTTTGCGCTCGCTTTCCTTGATGGGATATGACGATCTTGGGAACTGCCATGGCGAACCTTTTGTTCCTGGTGTAGATCTATGCATATATATGACCGTCTCTCTTTCTGTCACTGTGTTGTCTTCTCCGTTGGCTTCGACCTCAGGGCCTTGCGGCCTTTAATTCTCCTCTGCTTCCGCTTTTAATCCTCGAAAGGAGCACACAGGCGCACggaccccttttctttttctcctttgTTCCTCACTTTCTTTCTTATCCTTTCCTCTCATCCTTTTCATCTCTCTTTTCTCTTAGCTTTTCCCCCCTCCCTCTTCCCCAGCACCTTGCATCAAAAGAGTAGCCATGTCTTGGATGATGTAGCAGCACGGCAGTACTGCCAAGCCACAAGCACAACCCTACAAACAAAGTTGTGTTTTGTGTGGTGGTATGTTTCTCTCTCATCTTTTCCCTAGCTTTTTTTCACCTTTTCCATTCTCCTTTTCCCCTCCCTTTAATCTCGCTTTGTATCCATTTGCTTGGTTCTTTGTTGCACCATAAGAATCCTCACACCTCAGGCTCTCACACTCCCCCATCCGTCCTGCCATATACACACAGCATATTCTTGATTTCTTAGCTCTTTCTACTTCTACCTTAACATTCGTTTCATTTTGGCTTTGTGCGAATCTAATGAAGTGCAACTTGTGTCAATCACCAGGGTCTAGGGCTCGTGAAGCCCATGGAGGAGATGATCATGGCTGGAAACCAAAATCCTAATGCGAATCAGAAtccaccgccggcgccgccaaCTGGTGCTGAAGCCCAGAGAGCCGCCGGTCCTAATccgccggcggcagcagcgggCGCGGCGCCAGCCGGTGCGGGTTCCACGGAGCGGAAGGCGCGGCCGCAGAAGGAGAAAGCAATCAACTGCCCGAGGTGCAACTCCACCAACACCAAGTTCTGCTACTACAACAACTACAGCCTGCAGCAGCCGCGCTACTTCTGCAAGACGTGCCGCCGCTACTGGACCGAGGGAGGCTCCCTCCGGAACGTCCCGGTCGGCGGCGGCTCACGGAAGAACAAGCGGTCGTCCTCCGCTGTCGTGTCGTCCGCGGCGGCTGCTGCCGTCTCCACCTCCgcggcggcgtccgggacgatccCCGTCGGGATGGCGGCCAAGAATCCGAAGCTGATGCACGAGGGCGCGCACGACCTGAACCTGGCGTTCCCGCACCACCACGGCCGCGTCCTGCACCCGTCGGAGTACGCCGCGTTCCCTAGCCTGGAGAGCAGCAACGTCTGCAACCCAGCGGGTGCCATGGCGGCCAACGGCACGGGCGGCAGGGGCATGGGCGCGTTCTCGGCGATGGAGCTGCTGAGGAGCACAGGCTGCTACGTTCCGCTGCCGCAGGTGCAGCTAGGGATGCCTCCGGAGTACGCTGCCGCGGGATTTGCGCTTGGAGAGTTCCGCATGCCGCCGCCGCATCAGCAACACCACCAACAGCAGCAACACcaccagcaacagcagcagcaacacCAGCAGCAGGTTCAGAACATGCTCGGGTTTTCGCTGGACacgggaggaggtggtggcggcggtgggggtTATGGCGCTGGGTTGCAGGGGACGCAGGAGAGCGCAGCAGGCAGGTTGCTGTTCCCCTTCGAAGACTTGAAGCCGGAGGTGAGCGCTGCTGGAAGAGGTGcaagcggcggtggcggcgatcaGTATGAGCACAGCAAGGAACAggaaggtggtggcggcggcggcggtcatgaaACCCTCGGGTTCTGGAATAATGGCATGATCGGAAATGGCAGCAGcaatgacggcggcggtggcggtggttctTGGTAGGTTGGTGCCAGCTACGCGCGTGGCGCCGCCTTTAACATTCATGCATGGCTCATGCACGCGCGGTTGTCAGCATGTGAAGATGATAGATCGAGATAGAGACAAGGAGTTAATAAGCGGTGGTGGTGATTAGTGTTACATATGGCGTTTTATCTCTCTTCAATTGGGGTTTGGTTTTCCTACTGTTCTTGGTGTTCCTTCTTAATTTCTTCCTGTTTGTTCATGTGTGTGGTGATCGACTTGGGGGCTAACACAGATTAAGTAAGGAGTGATGAACTAGCGATATAAAGCTTTCTATTTATCTTAAGCAATTGAATCATATTTCTGATTATAGTGACAAATGAGTTGTTCATCATGCTCTTTATTCATGAAGAATCTGCAGTGATGATCCTTTCTTTTTACTGCATGGTTCAAGTCCAAACATCAAGTTGATTGGCCAGACTCTTCTAGCATagaactctagctagattagagggtttTTGTGAAGCCGAAATGCACTCGTCTTTCATTACATAGTGATTGCGATCAACACCCAGGGCCTTTTAGAGCAgcatgtaatatatgtttcttttcCTGCATACCTGTACGTCAGACATATCTATTCCCCCTTCTTCTGTGCTCTTTTCTTGTAGCAGGCAGGCTAGCTCCGAGAGTCTGAGATGTCGTCTCTCGCCATCATCCGGAAACCAAGAATCTTCCAGGCATGAAAAGCACTAGCTAGTGCGAGGAGCAGAAAAGGAGCACAATGGCGAAAGAGAGAATATGTATGTATGACAAgcacctctttctctctctccatGAAACTATTATCATATGTTAGGCCATCGTGCTCATTTGTACGAACCCTGCCATTTTTCTAAACCAGTAGGTACACTCAGCCACTCCTCACATCATATTGCCACGCCCCTTGCATCCTGGCGAGAGTACCTGACCTCTCATGTCAAGTGTGTACAAGAAGTGAGCTCCCTTTGTTTATCTCTATCGAATGGTCGGAGTACCGTTTTCACCATAAAAAATACGTTCTTCCATTCTTTTGAGCCCACAAAAACATTCTCCTGGGGATGGGATCCCGCCGTATACTATTCCTTCACCTAGTTGCATTCGGCCAACCTTATGCAAATAAACCACCAGTTTCATATTCAATGTGCTGCTAGGACTACTCATTAAGGAAGATAAGATATGGTATGGTATGTTTGGGTATGTGTGCAAGTGCAACCATGCCCTACAGTTCTAGCGGGCCATCGACCCATGCTTCAGGTTGCCATAGTTCGTTTCTGCACTACTACAAATACAGGTTATTTAGCAATGGGCACACAAAATTAAAACCCTGAAATGATCACCATATTTTTTTTTTCTAGTTTCTCTATTTTTTTAATCATTTCTCTAATGATCTAGAGCAAGGAGCCTAGATAACTATGCTTTGTAACAATAAAAATCTAGTTCTTGCAAAatcatcatgttttttttttatttttctctgtCCTTTCTCTAGTCACAGCATCTTATGTTGGCGCCTTCTTGCCAAATAGTTATGTACTTCATGTTCCTCCCTCTCCCTTCTCAAGCCATAGATCATAGTATCATATCATATGTTGCTGCTTCTTGCCAAATAGTCATCTTCTCCATTTTCGACCGTGCTTCTTATGTGACCATCTGGTGGTGCTCTGAGAATggtattgaactacttcattgaCAACGTTTGCGCTAACAACAATCAGGGACCAACCTCAAACGAACATGGTTACATTAACTTATAGTGGCTTAATTTGACAGCCGTATTGTTTTCCTATTGACCTAACGATAAACCCTCATTTAAGGCTTCCTAGGTTGCTTAGCGTCCACCCTCCTCCTAGTTGGCTAGTACTGCCCCTAAACTTGATGGAAATTATAACCATTTGGCAACATGTAAATATAGTTGGTTGTCTTCGTATTTTGCCTGCCAGTCGATAACCATCTAGGGCAGGTAGGGAAGCCACGTGAGGAATCTAACTCTAAAGCTGTAATAGAAACTTCACTTCTTTATTGCGGTGTGTACTGGTTTGCTCTTCTTGATCAAGCTTTGCCGTCCATCTTGCATTGAACGACTGAGATATGTAACTTACcgcttcttgtcatatgcttatccTAGTCGATGTTGATATTCCAAGGGACGTCTTTGGTGATATCGTGTGTCATTGTTCTTCCTCCCACAAATGCAAGGTGTTATCTCTCTTTATTTAACTGTCAACTTAGGTTTTCACATGTTTACAAAGCTATAAAGCCAAGAGTTGGAGATCAGCCTCCCTTATCTCTTCTTCCTGGTTGTATAAACCCTAGCCATCACTTTTCATGTCGATGGGACCTCTTTATTTTGTTTAAATATAACAATGAAAACCCCACCAAAGTATAGATTGTGTTTGTATTTGTGACTTAACTGAAGATAGGTTTAGGACGTTTGCCTGATCGTATCGACAAACAACTGACAATGGTGGGAGTGTCTATCCCTTTGTTGAGTTTCTTTTATGGGCACTCTAGCAAGGAGTTGTATACCTGTAAAATACACTCAGGAAAGACACGATTCTCGACAAAATAATGGAAAAACACTCGGCATAGATGAAAAAGAACTCTTAGCAAAGAACAACACGTGACAATGGTGGTGGAAACGTGTCCACGCATGTCATTGTTGATAGAAAGGAAACAACACATAATCTTTGCTAAGTGTAGCCTAACAAAAAATAGGCTAAGATTTtactttttcctcagaaagatcaTCTTCTCATTATCCATTGCATAGTTCATGAAATGTGCCTATATTTGGCACAAATGTGCATGTTGCTATCCCAAACAATATTGCCAAAATGCGTTTCTCACTTTTTGTTACAAAAAAGTTTGTCCATTTTCTAAGGGCACTAATGGTTTTTAAGGAAGTACAAATAATATGGAGCAACATTGCACATCTCCAATTTTTACTAAAAGTAGACTATATTGGATGCACAGTTCTCAAATATTTTGAACTTTCTAGATTTGTAGACTTCGGTCAAATTCTCGAAACTAATTCAAGAATGAATTACAAGTGTGTTATCTTTTGTCCTAAATATCCCCAAAGATCAATTTAAGGTACTCAAGTAGGATTCTATGCAATAGCCACATGGAATTCAATAGATTCAGATCTTTTCCATAAAAAGATTTGGCGATCATTCCGACTTTGCTTTGGCATGGAGTCCTTTTATCTCGTACTAGTTGCCGAAACAATGTTAAATTTGTATTCTAATCGGTTTCAAATAATTTATTCACAAAATGGTCGATCATGTATGAACATATATACCGACATTCAAGCTAGTTGACCAAGACATAGCCATCCGATGGCACAACTCATGATAATGTGGACATATATGTGGGTCAAAGGTGTATAACTTACATGCCACAAATCTTACCAAAATGAGTTTCTAATTTTCTTCTTACAAAACAATGTTTTTCATTTTCTAAGTGCCAAAAAGGGGCTTTTGATGCAAGTGCAAATAATATGGTGCAAAATGGCACCTCCAAAATTTTCATACAACTTAGACCGTATTGGATTGAAAATTTCTAAATATTTTGAATGTTCTCATTGTCTAGCTACTTTCGCATGCCTAAGTGATATTTTACCGATTTTGTAAAAGTAAATCAAATTTAAACAACATTCGAGTAATAGTTGGGTCCTTAAAAAATCTCAAATATCACACCTATCCAATTAACTTTCAATGCAATAGCTAC
It includes:
- the LOC124682247 gene encoding dof zinc finger protein 2-like isoform X1; the protein is MDAAQWHQGLGLVKPMEEMIMAGNQNPNANQNPPPAPPTGAEAQRAAGPNPPAAAAGAAPAGAGSTERKARPQKEKAINCPRCNSTNTKFCYYNNYSLQQPRYFCKTCRRYWTEGGSLRNVPVGGGSRKNKRSSSAVVSSAAAAAVSTSAAASGTIPVGMAAKNPKLMHEGAHDLNLAFPHHHGRVLHPSEYAAFPSLESSNVCNPAGAMAANGTGGRGMGAFSAMELLRSTGCYVPLPQVQLGMPPEYAAAGFALGEFRMPPPHQQHHQQQQHHQQQQQQHQQQVQNMLGFSLDTGGGGGGGGGYGAGLQGTQESAAGRLLFPFEDLKPEVSAAGRGASGGGGDQYEHSKEQEGGGGGGGHETLGFWNNGMIGNGSSNDGGGGGGSW
- the LOC124682247 gene encoding dof zinc finger protein 2-like isoform X2, which codes for MEEMIMAGNQNPNANQNPPPAPPTGAEAQRAAGPNPPAAAAGAAPAGAGSTERKARPQKEKAINCPRCNSTNTKFCYYNNYSLQQPRYFCKTCRRYWTEGGSLRNVPVGGGSRKNKRSSSAVVSSAAAAAVSTSAAASGTIPVGMAAKNPKLMHEGAHDLNLAFPHHHGRVLHPSEYAAFPSLESSNVCNPAGAMAANGTGGRGMGAFSAMELLRSTGCYVPLPQVQLGMPPEYAAAGFALGEFRMPPPHQQHHQQQQHHQQQQQQHQQQVQNMLGFSLDTGGGGGGGGGYGAGLQGTQESAAGRLLFPFEDLKPEVSAAGRGASGGGGDQYEHSKEQEGGGGGGGHETLGFWNNGMIGNGSSNDGGGGGGSW